The Nerophis ophidion isolate RoL-2023_Sa linkage group LG20, RoL_Noph_v1.0, whole genome shotgun sequence genomic interval CCCACTGCCAACAATCGATGATGTCCTACCAGACCTAGCAAATGCAAGAATATTCACAGTGTGTGATGTAAAGAACGGATTCTGGCATGTGAAGTTGACAGAGCAGTCCAGCTACATGACAACATTTGCCACCCCTTTCGGAAGGTACAGATGGATGAGAATGCCGATGGGGATCAGCCCGGCTCCTGAGGTGTTTCAGCACAGGCTTACGCAGGCGCTTGATGGGTTACCAGGGGTGCGGATTATAGCTGACGATATCTTGATCATCGGTGAAGGAGAAAATCAGGAAATGGCAGTGAGAGATCATGACGAAAAACTGAAAAAACTCCTTGAGAGATGCGAAACATGCAACATTAAACTGAATTTTGACAAACTGAGGCTGAAGCAGAAGGAGGTGCCGTACATAGGTCACAGACTAACATCGGAGGGCTTGAAAATTGACCCTGAAAAGGTACGAGCAGTACAGGAAATGCCTAGACCCGCCGACATCAAGGGCCTTCAGAGATTGCTTGGAATGGTTAACTACCTTGCAAAATTTTGCCCACACCTGTCAGATAGCTGTGAGGTCCTGAGGCAACTGACTCACAAGGATGTGATATGGGAGTGGACTGACATACAGGAAACTGCCTTTGTGAAAATTAAAGAAATGATAGCCTCAGCACCAGTACTGAAGTACTACAACCCAACGGAGGACCTCACTCTCCAATGTGATTCATCAGAAACAGGACTGGGTGCAGCGCTCTTGCAGGTAGGCCAGCCGATAGCATATGCCAGCAGGGCACTCACCTCCACTGAGAGAGGATATGCACAAATAGAAAAAGAGTGCTTGGCTATATTATTTGGGATGGAAAAGTTTCACCAATACACGTATGGTAGAAAGGTGGTTGTGCACTCTGACCATAAACCTCTGGAAACAATCACAAAGAAACCACTGCTTAGCGCCCCAAAGCGTTTACAAAGAATGCTGTTGAGACTTCAAAAGTAtgacatagaagtagtgtttgttcCAGGCAGATTTATGCTGGTAGCTGATACACTGAGCAGAGCGTACCTGCCTGAATGTGCAACTGAGGGGTCAGTGGAAGCTGAAATTGAAACTGTTAACATGATTCATTATTTGCCCATTTCAGAGGAGAGACGGCAGAGAATCCAAACTGAGACAGAACGGGACCAGGCCCTTCAGGTGCTGAAACGAAGAATACTGCAGGGGTGGCCAGATGATAAAGGGCAGGTCGAGGATGAGGTGAGGCCGTATTTTGATATGCGGGATGAGCTAAGCGTACAGGACAATGTCATCTTTAGAGGACAGAGGGCCGTCATCCCGACGGCTCTAAGAAAAGAAATGAAGGAAAAGATCCATGCATCACATTTAGGGATAGAAAACTGCCTGAGGAGAGCGAGAGAATGTGTGTACTGGCCGGGTATGCATGAACAGCTAAAAACGTACATGGGAAACTGCCAAGTTTGCAGAGAAAAAGACACACGGCAACAGAAAGAACCATTACAGAGCCATGACTTCCCACTAAGGCCATGGGCAAAAGTGGGCACAGATATATTCACCTTCAATAACAAAGAGTACTTAGTGACAGTGGACTATTTTTCCAATTTTTGGGAAGTTGATTATCTACCTGATACCAGGTCCACCACGGTTATCCATAAGCTGAAAGCACATTTCGCTCGCCATGGTGTGCCTGACGTGGTGTTCTCTGATAACGGCCCACAATATAGCTCACAGGAATTCAAAAGATTTAGCCAGGCCTGGGAATTCGAACACGTTACATCTTCACCTACCTATCCTCAAAGCAATGGAAAAGCAGAGTCTGCTGTCAAGACTGCTAAAAGGCTGATGGGGAAAGCACTGCAGGCAAAGTCAGACCCCTACTTGGCCATACTTGCTCACAGAAACACCCCAGCACAAGGCTTTCAGGCCAGTCCAGCTCAGAGACTAATGAGCCGTCGGACAAAGACATTGTTACCAATGTGTGAGAATCTACTGAAACCTGCTGTAGTGGACACTGACTCAGCTGTGCGAGAAAACCAACTCAGACAGGCTCGCTACTACAACAGAGGGGCAAAGCCCCTGAGACCACTTCAGAATGGAGAACGGGTGCGAGTGCAGTCACAGGTGGCCGGACACACATACTGGGCACCTGCATCAGTGGTGCGACAGGACCGGAATAGGTCCTATGCAGTAAAAATGGAGAATGGGACTGTGCTGAGACGCAACCGTAGACACCTGAGACCATCGCCAGGGGTGTCACCAACATCAGAGTCAACTGGCAGGAACCCGCCCACCCCAACTCCGGGTGGGGTCACACCACAACCATGCTCACCTGACTACGTCACACCACAATCCTGCTCACCAGCTGAGCCGGACCCTCAGACGACACAAGCTGGTGTCACCACCAGATTCGGCAGGGTTGTTAGGAGGCCTGCACACCTCCGGGACTTTGTTTAAGGAGCTAAATGTGTTTCACTGCCGTGTTTAGTTAAAGCACGGTTGTGCTGTTCTTCCCTCATAGGTCTTTTGTTTACAATTGGGTgggactgttgttgttttttttttttcttctctgttgttttttttgttttttgtttttttttttcaaaaaaggggAGATGTTACAATGTATGGGTTTCACCCGGTGGGATTTGAGGGGTGCACCAGGATGTTCACATTATTCTGAAGTTACCCGGTAAAATGACTGAACGGCAACTCTGTGTGTGCGTCTTCATTTAATAAGATATCTAACATTAAAACACCGTGCActgcggttcaggagcagaaatcacattgaccacgtatgataaatatattaatttcctataattttgcatatattcacattttttgattGTTCAGCGAAATAGACATTTTATCATTTAGGTTGGCAGCTGACTTCACGGCGCCAGTAATAGGATGACGACACAGAGAGAGAGGACGGCATTTTTGGTTTTCTGCCAGTGAATCATTTAAgtttggcgttttgttttttcattactacaaggaagacttaaatagacattaagtattttacttaaccttcaacccgacgtctttttcggagttaaaaacgttttgttgcatgcagaaattttatttcattttttctgcagtcgttcattgatttcataaacgtaacccatcatagtttgtttatacatagcacaaagcaaaaagaaaactttatatgcagtgttatttcattttttaatttttaattttattatatatttttatttttttgtcctgtccagcttctcaggcaaatcatatagttgatgtagacgcccatatcggctgttcacatttactttacagaagaggagtgtaggatacttctcttgttgccttatttaaatttgactttattaaatgtatttatattataattttgtGCAGCCAGGCTGGAGCAGCAAgggatagaaaaagaaaaaaaggaagacagagggggaaattgtggggatcagagggagattagacagtgttatttcattttaaatttcaaaagagttttgtggctcccattgttttctttaatttgtgaaacgggtcgaaatggctctttgagtggtaaaggttgccgacccctgtcgtagacaaattaaaataaagtcgttttgctttacaagtggacgaagctactgacagccataaagactgcctgttcatcacatacgtccgctttgtgaatggcaagtCACTGTGTGAGGATttactgttttgcaaatacatgAAAACATAGAGccactgctgatgagctgttcaagataatggacagtttcctcaaagaacatgaccttaaatgggaaaactgtgtggacTTTTGCTCcaatggcgcacagaccatggcagggtcaagaaacgggcagcaggctctaataatgcgggttgcgccaaatgcgcattggacacactgcATCATTCACCGGGGAGCACTCGcatcaaggcagctcagccccgaactcaatgaggttttaacagatgttgtgagcgcggtaaatttgatcaaaacacgaaaaagtggcacttttaatttatttgatattgaacttgatgcaagttatttgatgtattattgaacttgatgcaagttatttgatttattattgaacttgatgcaagttataacacttttatttgatttattattgaaattgatgcaagttataacacttttgttttatttattattgaacttgatgcaagttattttatttattattgaacttgatgcaagttataccacatctgcacagttattttatttattattgaacttgattttattttatgttattgagttggaatgtatacaacttgatgttacttgatgttcaataaatttgaaaatgttaaatttGGCATTAGCGATCTGttagggcgatgggggcaggtgggtcttgaaaactcccccttgtccaaagtgggggatgacaaaaaaagtttgagaaccactgggctaatgTGACTAATATATcatcatgtgctgccttcattatgacacttatataaggcttttaatttttgttgttgtatttttggtccaaaattgCTTTATCAACATTTTTGGGTATGCCCTCCCTCCACTAAATTCAGACCGCGTATCGCGGGTTTGAGAGTCACCaatctagaccacaaggaagtgtgttaaatgtagCTCAAAATCATCATAGATCTCGTTTAAAACACTTCCATTCTTTCTTGGCTATAAGTCAGGGTCTGGGTCCTCAATCCACCAGTTAGTGTCCCCTGATTAGACATTGGTTGCCATCAAAAACCTCattcatttgtatttttattcatCTAATTAGATTTTCCGCCGTAATAATGATAGAACACAAAAGTCAACTGCAGGATCTTTTATTGATTTGAGGGCAATCTTCCAAGATGTCACTCAATCTGGTCCACGTCCACGTCCACGGTCTTGCTGCTGTCGATCACTCTCCCGTCCACCACGGTCTCCACCACTGTGATGGTTTTGGTGACCACTGTGGGAACGTGATCACCATGAGCAAATACACCTCGCATGTAGAAATCTTGTTAAAACGCCAATCGATGCTTACCTTGCCTTGAGCTGGTGAAGAACGGGGAGGAAAAATAGAGAATATTAATTTtggttgtcctttttttttttgctcgcgCCAAACGTTTTTCCAGTGTCCATTTCCTCACCTTTCGTCCTCCCCGTCCAGCAGCCGTCTGTATTCTGCAATCTCCAGCTCCAGTCGGGTCTTGAGGTCCAGCAGCATGTCGTACTCGTGTTTGGTGTTGGTGATGTTGGTGTGGATCTGAGACAGCTGGGCCTCTAAGCTGACGACCATGTTCTGCAGCCCTGCCAGCTGTGCAGCGTAGCGGGCTTGTGTCTCTGCCAGGGTGCCCTCCAAGGATGCTTTCTGTGGTCACGGAGACATTTCACTGCTAATATTGTTcatctcttcaatcaatcaatgtttacttatataaccctaaatctcGAGTGTCCCTACAATATATGTgtatctctctctatatatatatatatgtatatatatatatatatatgtcttgattggattatccagagaatagtgctcgacaccgtggtagagcgcaatatgtaggtgtgggaaaaatcacaagactacttcatctctacagaactgtttcatgaggggttccctcaatcatcaggagattttaatggaagcattcacatacaatggtttatatagggcacagagtgggtgggtacaggcaggcgtagggtgtggtgattggctcatgtgttacctaggaggtgtttccgtctgtggcggcatgttgaaatgatttcactgcgcttgttgagggatgatagatctggatgatatataataaacagtttctcttttaagcataggttgcatcttttattaccactgttgtaaggtgtgctggatgcaagaatttgccatgttattgaatattcaacattattgtcttcgaggttccaaatgtgtttgctgagttctgtagaattccgcaaagtctggtttctaaaggaggcgttgtgattattccatcttgttttgaacgccccttcggttaatcctacgtacgtgtcggatgtgttaaccgtcaacttcctcgacgtcactttcaacctgagaaataacagctaccaaccattcacgaaacccaacacaacactccaatacgtgcaccatgacagcaaccacccacccaccaccacgaaaagaatacctaccggaattaataaaatgctatcgatgctgtcatttAGCAAAGCACaggagccaatcaccacaccctacgcctgtctgtacccacccactctgtgccctatataaaccattgtatgtgaatgcttccattaaaatctcctgatgattgagggaacccctcatgaaacagttctgtagagatgaagtagtcttgtgatttttcccacacctatatatatatatatatctgtatatacatatgtatatgtgtgtatatacagtatgtatatatacacctatatatacagatgtatatgcgtgtatatatgtatacatatgtatacatatatatatgtgtataatatatatatatatatatatatatatatatatatatatatatatataaatagggaataagcggtaaaaaacggatgaatggatatatatatatatttttttttaataggcctatatatatatatatatatatatatatatatacatatacatttaatttttttaatatgggaataagcggtagaaaaatggattgattaatgtgtatatatatatatctacatctatacatctctctttttctctctccctctccccctctctctctatttatatattatcaattattattatatatatcgttttataaaaacaaacaaaatgaacCATacggatatacatatatatatatacctatatatacagatgtatatgcgtgtatatatgtatatatatatatatatatatatatatatatatatatatatatatatatatatatatatatatataggaaataagcggtagaaaacggatgaatggatacatatatatatatattttttaataggcctacatacatatacatacatatatatatatatatatatatatatatatatacatttaattttttaatatgggaataagcggtagaaaaatggatggattgatgtgtatatatatatatatctacatctatacatctctctttttctctctccctctccctctctctctctatttatatattatcaattattaatatatatatcgttttataaaaacaaacaaaatgaaccatgcgtatatacatatgtatatgtgtgtatatacctatatatacatatgtatatgtgtgtatatacctatatatacagatgtatatgcgtgtgtatatatatatatatatatatggagcggtagaaaatggaagaatggatatatatatatatatatatatatatatatatatatatatatatatatatatatatatatatatatatatatatatatatatatataaagtactatctatctatctatatatatatgtcttttttaataggtagaaaatggatgaatggatatatatatatataaatatataaatctacatctctctctctctctttttctctctttctctccctctctctatttatatattatcaattattattatatatatctttttataaaaaaaaaacaaaatgaaccACAATCATGGTTAATTCCCTTTGACTGATATTCTAGTCTAGTCGCCAGCCGGGTGACGAGCGTTATCTGTGAATCGCAAATGTGAGTCTGTTCTCACTTTTCACTTAAAAGAGcagtctaaggcagtggttctcaaccttttttcagtgatgtaacccctgcgaacatttttttaaattcaagttccccctaatcagagcaaagcatttttggttgaaaaaaagagataaggaagtaaaatacagcactatgtcatcagtttttgattcattaaattgcataacagtgcaaaatattgctcatttgtagtgttttttcttgaactatttggaaaaaaagatgaaaaataactaaaaccttattgaaaaataaacgagtgattcaattataaataaagatttctacacatagaagtaatcatcaacttaaagtgccctctttggggattgtaatagagatccatctggattcatgaacttaattctaaacatttcttcacaaaaaaaaattaatctttaacatcaatatttatggaacatgtccacaaaacatctagctgtcaacactgaatattgcattgttgcatttttttttctcagtttatgaacttacattcatattttgttgaagtattattcaataaatatatttataaaggatttttgaaatgttgctatttttagaatattttcaaaaaatctcacgtaccccttggcataccttcaagtacccccaggggtacgcataccctcatttgagaaccactggtctaagggaTCAATATAAAGTTCTTTCTGATAGGATATTGTCAAAATTGAATTTGAcctatggcaacactaaattggtcctggtgtgtgaatgtgagtgtgaatgttgtctgtctgtctgtgttagccctgcgatgaggtggcgacttgtcttggGTATACcctggcttccgcccgattgtagctgagatgggcgccagcgaccccaaaagggaataagcggtagaaaatggatggatgaatggatgaatttcACCTACCATACTCAGGTGGGACTGCAGTTCAATCTGAAGCCTCTGGAGGGTGCTCTTCAGATCTTTGATTTCCGTGCGAGACGTCACCAGAGACTCCGTGTGTGTCATCACTTCCTGTTCCAGCGCTGCCATCTTGGTACGACGCGAcacgatttattttattttagtaacAAAAGTCCACTATTTCAAAATCAAAATCTTACCTTGTTCTGGTACCAGGTCTCGAGATCCTTGCGGTTCTTGGCGATCATAGCCTCGTAGTGGTCTCGGATTTCCGTCATGGCCTGGTTCAGGTCGGGAGAAGGAGACGCGTCCACGGCCACGTTGACCTGGCCGCCCATCTGACTCCTCAGCAGAGCCAGCTCCTGTGGGGGGGTCAAAGGGCCCCGAAGGTTTGGTGTGAGACAAAGCAAATATACAATTCAGGAGAGTCCAGCGAACAAGGAAGTCCCTTGTGTGAAGTCACAATAGCACGGGACAAATGTGACACTTTGCACACAAAGTGGGGCCTGGGGCCCATCCATCAGCAGTGTGAACTTCTCACCTCCTCGTAGTTCCTCTTCAGCATGATGAGCTCGTCCTTCAGGCCGTCGATTTGACAGTCCAGATCCACTTTGACCATGTTCATCTCCTCCAGCACCTTCTTCAGCCCGGCGATGTCCGCCTCCACCATCATCTTCATGGCCAGCTCGTTCTCATACCTGGGTGAGTGTGGGTTGGGGGGTGGTGCCGGGGTTCAGTCGGACAGGTTTCACGCAGGTCGTGGGTTGCAGATACTTACTTCATTTTGAAGTCGTCGGCGGCCAGTTTGGCGTTGTCGATATCCAGAATGGTCTTGGCGTTGAGCCTGGCAGCCACGCGGATCTGAGAGTTGAAAAGAGTTCCAGTTGGCCATTTCTCAAAGCACACTATATTGCGAAATGTGTTTGGCCACCTATCCAAATAATCAAAatcaggagaacggtacatttcggactgcattgtgtgtGTAGTTCcagtgaatgctccaggatactaaaacattttggacaattccatgctcccaacctagtGGGAACAgtttctcttccaacatgaccgtgCACTAGTGCAAAAAACaacgtccataaagacatgggggacagagtctggtgtggatgaacttgtctggcctgcacagagtcctgacctgaaaccaatagaacacctttgggatgaattagaacgaagACTGAGACCCAGGTCTTCCCGACCAACAGTGTATGACCTCACCAAAGcgattttggaagaatggtgataaattcctaaaaacacactcAACCGTGTGGACGgccttcctagaagagttgaagctgtaatagctgcaaaaggtggaccgacatcatattgaaccctatgggttgggaatgggatggcacttcaggttcttgtgtgagtcaaggcaggtggccaaatacttttggcaatattttgTATAATCTCAAAGTAATTTGGTTATTTCCTTGTTTTGATCTGTTTATGatatggttgtacggtataccggtattagtgtagtaccgggataataataaataattttcggtactataccacctctgtatgatcctgtaactacttggtatccgaTTGATACCCAAGTAGTTGTATCCTGACATTCattccaaacaacagaagaataagtgattattacattttaacagacttATTTGAGTAACAGGACTAGGGTCGTACGGTATACCGGCATTGGTATAGTACCAAGATACTAATGGATCATATTCGGtgctataccacctctaaaagtaccggaagtaccaaaatgtaaacaaacgccacgggtggatctacacctgacattcacTGGAATGAATGTCAGgatacaagagcgtatctagtcaatactactatgattacattgatattttttagcatcacaaaatcttttttgcaTGGTCCTGTAACGATTTGGTATCAGCTTGATACCCAAATTCGTgatatcgtccaaaactaatgtaaagtatccaaacaaccggagaatacgtgattattacattttaacagacttATTTGAGTAACAGGACTAGGGTCGTACGGTACACCCGCATTggtatagtaccacaatactaatgaatcatataccgtactataccacctctaaaagtaccggaagtaccaaaatgtaaacaaaggccattggaggatctacacctgacattcacTGGAATGAATGTCAGgatacaagagcgtatctagtcaatactactatgattatattgatattttttagcatcacaaaatcttttttgcaTGGTCCTGTAACGATTTGGTATCAGCTTGATACCCAAATtcgtggtatcgtccaaaactaatgtaagtaatgaaacaacagaagaataagtggttattacatttgaacagaagtgtagatacaacatgttgaaagagaaagtaagtagaTATTTTGCTTTGAACTTCCACCTTCTGCATTGCGTTCCCTCTGCACGCGGTGTCTATTTTGCCTtattgtgcacttccctgctgcactatattttgtttaagttaaagttaaagtaccactgacagtcacacacacacacacacacacacacacacgcgcacacacacacacacacacacacacacacacacacacacacacacacacacacacacacactacgtgtggtgaaattgccctctgcatttgacccatccccttgttccacgccccgggaggtgaggggagcagtgagcagcagcagtaggcgcgctcgggaatcattttggtgatttaacctccaaatccaacccttgatgcagagtgccaagcagggaggcaatgggtcccatttttatagtctttggtatgactcagccggggtttgactcagggtggacactctaaccactaggccactgagcagattttacctgcactttgcctgaTGTCTCTGCGTCCTATGGTCCAGACCAACAACAATCACTGCCAGAATGTAACAACTAACGATACAAAGTAacagtgtgtgtacagtatgtctgACTTTCTTGTTCCTTGCCATTTGAGGTGGATACATAGATTGTGATATCTATCTGATACATAGTAAATCCAGTGCCACTACACTGATACCATTACTTTTTACTTATACATTTCTCCAGATCGTTGAAGGATTTTGTGTGCCTATTATTGG includes:
- the krt98 gene encoding keratin 98 yields the protein MSLSSRSYGQKTMSVYGGAGGRGTRISSAQGYSSSSSSSGFNLADGLDLHVGANEKATMQNLNDRLASYLDKVRTLEKENNRLDKQIREWYESKTIISHDYTNYFAIIEDLKEKIRVAARLNAKTILDIDNAKLAADDFKMKYENELAMKMMVEADIAGLKKVLEEMNMVKVDLDCQIDGLKDELIMLKRNYEEELALLRSQMGGQVNVAVDASPSPDLNQAMTEIRDHYEAMIAKNRKDLETWYQNKMAALEQEVMTHTESLVTSRTEIKDLKSTLQRLQIELQSHLSMKASLEGTLAETQARYAAQLAGLQNMVVSLEAQLSQIHTNITNTKHEYDMLLDLKTRLELEIAEYRRLLDGEDESSRQVVTKTITVVETVVDGRVIDSSKTVDVDVDQIE